The following are encoded together in the Apodemus sylvaticus chromosome 11, mApoSyl1.1, whole genome shotgun sequence genome:
- the Fgfbp1 gene encoding fibroblast growth factor-binding protein 1, which produces MRLHSLTLLSFLLLAAQVLSEKASKRAKDAPPSTKEEGASESLGKAQNKQRSRASKSPTHGKFVTKDQATCRWAVTEEELGISLKVQCTQGDQEFSCVFAGDPTGCLKHDQEQTYWKQVARALRKQKNVCGNAKSVLKTRVCRKKFPESNLKLVNPNAHRSMKPRKEKAEISSKEHNKVQEAVSMEPNKVKEDITPSPEDTTPAQTVAVKDSECLEDPDVLNQRKTALEFCGESWSSFCTFFLNMLQATSC; this is translated from the coding sequence ATGAGACTCCACAGCCTCAccctgctctccttccttctcctggcTGCTCAAGTGCTCTCAGAAAAGGCCAGCAAAAGAGCCAAGGATGCACCACCCAGCACCAAGGAGGAGGGTGCATCTGAGTCCTTGGGGAAGGCTCAGAATAAGCAGAGAAGCAGGGCATCCAAATCTCCGACGCATGGCAAGTTTGTGACCAAAGACCAAGCCACATGCAGATGGGCTGTGACTGAGGAGGAGCTGGGCATCAGCCTGAAGGTCCAGTGCACACAAGGCGACCAGgagttttcttgtgtttttgcTGGTGATCCAACCGGCTGCCTTAAACACGACCAAGAGCAGACCTACTGGAAACAAGTTGCTCGCGCACTGCGCAAACAGAAAAATGTCTGTGGGAACGCCAAGAGTGTCCTGAAGACCAGAGTGTGCAGAAAGAAATTTCCAGAGTCTAACCTCAAGCTGGTAAACCCCAATGCACATAGAAGCATGAAACccaggaaggagaaagcagagatCTCCTCAAAGGAGCACAACAAAGTCCAAGAAGCTGTCTCCATGGAGCCAAACAAAGTCAAAGAAGACATCACACCCAGTCCAGAAGACACCACACCCGCCCAGACTGTGGCCGTCAAAGATTCAGAGTGTCTAGAGGACCCAGATGTGCTCAACCAGAGGAAGACCGCCCTGGAGTTCTGTGGGGAATCTTGGAGCTCCTTCTGCACGTTCTTCCTCAACATGTTACAGGCTACATCATGCTAA